One genomic segment of Planktothrix serta PCC 8927 includes these proteins:
- a CDS encoding OmpA family protein: MRRPSQINNSSEDLNIWQAFTDLMSNAFLIMILFLLIGIVKSASDSKVKDQTIKDSKTKISQLETEIRLLQSPPVIVIKDSDKDSQGRSLKFETGKADLPEGLRLFVEGNVVDKLEKYSQDYQGYVVDIIGHTDGQETFNPASNLDQILEQVAGGSQPVKNLKPGSNADLGLMRALAVMKKLQAIQKKGRLKGLNFRAYSAAQLFLPSGEYAPRNRSSDETRRRIEIRFTPPGVKTD; encoded by the coding sequence ATGCGCCGTCCCTCCCAAATTAATAACTCCTCTGAAGATCTAAATATCTGGCAAGCCTTCACAGATTTGATGTCCAATGCTTTTTTAATTATGATTTTGTTTTTATTAATAGGCATTGTTAAATCAGCATCAGATTCCAAAGTAAAAGATCAAACAATAAAAGACTCGAAGACGAAAATTAGCCAATTAGAAACAGAAATTAGACTATTACAATCCCCGCCTGTAATTGTAATTAAAGACTCTGATAAAGATAGCCAGGGACGCTCCTTAAAATTCGAGACGGGTAAGGCGGATTTACCAGAAGGTTTACGATTATTTGTTGAAGGAAATGTTGTTGACAAACTAGAGAAATATTCTCAAGATTATCAAGGTTATGTTGTGGATATAATCGGACATACAGATGGTCAAGAAACTTTTAATCCAGCTAGTAATTTAGATCAGATATTAGAACAAGTTGCAGGGGGATCTCAACCCGTTAAAAACCTTAAACCTGGTTCTAATGCTGATTTGGGATTAATGCGAGCTTTAGCTGTGATGAAAAAACTGCAAGCTATTCAAAAAAAAGGTCGTTTAAAGGGGTTGAACTTTAGAGCTTATTCGGCTGCTCAATTATTCTTACCTTCAGGAGAATATGCTCCCCGTAACCGCAGTTCAGATGAAACTAGGCGAAGGATAGAAATTCGTTTTACTCCCCCAGGAGTAAAAACAGATTAG